A DNA window from Deltaproteobacteria bacterium contains the following coding sequences:
- a CDS encoding protein-L-isoaspartate(D-aspartate) O-methyltransferase: MPLWSRIGTFANALGAAASALAAEPAAPPADGRQAERERMVAEQIEARGVREPRLLAALRKVPRHLFVPAERADEAYADRALAIGHGATISQPYVVAVMTEEAAVGPGERVLEVGTGSGYQAALLAELGAEVYTIEIVEPLAHEAEANLRRAGHPGVHVRAGDGYRGWPEAAPFDAILVTAAAPRVPEPLLDQLAPGGRLVIPVDVEDGAQELQVHERTPEGITVRRVLGVRFVPMTGEVRDPG, translated from the coding sequence ATGCCGCTCTGGAGCCGGATCGGCACGTTTGCGAACGCGCTCGGCGCTGCCGCGTCGGCGCTGGCGGCCGAGCCCGCGGCGCCGCCGGCGGACGGCCGCCAGGCGGAGCGGGAGCGCATGGTCGCCGAGCAGATCGAGGCACGCGGCGTCCGTGAGCCGCGCCTGCTGGCGGCGCTGCGCAAGGTGCCGCGCCATCTGTTCGTGCCCGCCGAGCGCGCGGACGAGGCCTACGCCGACCGCGCCCTCGCGATCGGCCACGGCGCCACGATCAGCCAGCCCTATGTCGTAGCGGTGATGACCGAGGAGGCCGCCGTGGGGCCCGGCGAACGGGTTCTCGAGGTCGGTACCGGCTCGGGCTACCAGGCGGCGCTGCTCGCGGAGCTCGGCGCCGAGGTCTACACGATCGAGATCGTGGAGCCGCTCGCGCACGAGGCCGAGGCGAACCTGCGCCGGGCGGGCCATCCCGGCGTGCACGTCCGCGCCGGCGACGGCTATCGCGGCTGGCCGGAGGCCGCTCCCTTCGACGCGATCCTGGTCACGGCCGCCGCTCCGCGCGTGCCCGAGCCGCTTCTCGACCAGCTCGCGCCCGGCGGGCGCCTCGTGATCCCCGTGGACGTGGAGGACGGCGCCCAGGAGCTCCAGGTGCACGAGCGCACGCCGGAGGGGATCACGGTGCGCCGCGTCCTCGGCGTCCGCTTCGTACCGATGACCGGGGAGGTCCGGGATCCCGGCTAG
- the ilvB gene encoding biosynthetic-type acetolactate synthase large subunit gives MSNAKVPTGAEKLVQCLEREGVEYIFGLSGGAAIPIFDALVDSRIELILVRHEQGATHMADGYARATGRPGVVLVTSGPGATNTVTGLLTALMDSSPIVVLTGQTNTVNLGKDAFQEADVTGITYPVVKHSYLVKRAADIPRILREAFHIATTGRPGPVLIDIPKDVSSGPCDAPFVDEVHLPGYEVPGRADAAAIAEAARLLQAAERPLLYVGHGAVIADAGKAVTQLAERLRAPIVSTLLGKGAADETHPLHLGMMGMHGTAYANKAVVHCDLIFAIGARWDDRVTGKVDEFCATAKKIHLDVDPAEFNKVIRPDVCLEGDARLVLEDLLAVVEPGHTVAWLRQCQAWRRQHPLKYARKGGLRAQHVLDRLHHLTEGKAVLTADVGQHQMWAAQFCKTTANRHWITSGGAGTMGFGWPAAIGAKLGRPEAEVWAVVGDGGFQMTMAELATAAVHGVAARCLIINNNYLGMVRQWQELFYENRLSGVDLEGNPDFVKLAEAYGIAAFRIRRGADIDRQLRAARAVQGPAVVVAEVIKEDNVFPMIPAGAPVSHMIIEPPKHRLEKPSGST, from the coding sequence ATGTCGAACGCCAAAGTGCCCACCGGCGCCGAGAAGTTGGTGCAGTGTCTCGAACGGGAGGGGGTCGAGTACATCTTCGGCCTCTCCGGCGGGGCCGCGATCCCGATCTTCGACGCCCTGGTCGACTCCCGGATCGAGCTGATCCTTGTCCGCCACGAGCAGGGCGCGACCCACATGGCCGACGGGTACGCCCGGGCCACGGGCCGCCCCGGGGTCGTCCTGGTCACCTCCGGCCCCGGCGCCACCAACACCGTGACGGGCCTCCTGACGGCCCTCATGGACTCCTCGCCGATCGTGGTGCTCACCGGCCAGACCAACACCGTGAACCTCGGCAAGGACGCCTTCCAGGAGGCGGACGTCACCGGCATCACCTACCCGGTCGTGAAGCACAGCTACCTCGTGAAGCGCGCGGCCGACATCCCGCGCATCCTGCGCGAGGCCTTCCACATCGCGACCACGGGCCGGCCGGGCCCGGTCCTGATCGACATCCCCAAGGACGTGAGCTCGGGCCCCTGCGACGCGCCCTTCGTCGACGAGGTGCACCTGCCCGGCTACGAGGTGCCGGGCCGCGCGGACGCCGCCGCCATCGCCGAGGCGGCGCGGCTCCTCCAGGCCGCCGAGCGGCCGCTGCTCTACGTCGGCCACGGCGCCGTGATCGCGGACGCCGGCAAGGCCGTGACCCAGCTCGCCGAGCGACTGCGCGCGCCGATCGTGAGCACGCTCCTCGGCAAGGGCGCGGCCGACGAGACCCACCCGCTCCACCTCGGCATGATGGGCATGCACGGAACGGCCTACGCCAACAAGGCCGTGGTCCACTGCGACCTGATCTTCGCGATCGGCGCGCGCTGGGACGACCGCGTGACCGGCAAGGTCGACGAGTTCTGCGCCACGGCGAAGAAGATCCACCTCGACGTCGACCCGGCCGAGTTCAACAAGGTGATCCGGCCCGACGTCTGCCTCGAGGGCGACGCGCGCCTCGTGCTCGAGGACCTGCTCGCGGTGGTCGAGCCCGGCCACACGGTCGCCTGGCTCCGCCAGTGCCAGGCCTGGCGCCGGCAGCATCCCCTCAAGTACGCCAGGAAGGGCGGCCTGCGCGCCCAGCACGTGCTCGACCGGCTGCACCACCTGACCGAGGGCAAGGCGGTCCTCACCGCCGACGTGGGCCAGCACCAGATGTGGGCCGCCCAGTTCTGCAAGACCACGGCGAACCGCCACTGGATCACCTCCGGCGGGGCGGGCACGATGGGCTTCGGCTGGCCGGCCGCGATCGGCGCCAAGCTCGGGCGTCCCGAGGCGGAGGTGTGGGCGGTGGTCGGCGACGGCGGCTTCCAGATGACGATGGCGGAGCTCGCGACCGCCGCGGTGCACGGCGTCGCCGCCCGCTGCCTGATCATCAACAACAACTACCTCGGCATGGTGCGCCAGTGGCAGGAGCTCTTCTACGAGAACCGCCTGTCGGGCGTGGACCTCGAGGGCAACCCCGACTTCGTGAAGCTCGCCGAGGCGTACGGGATCGCGGCCTTCCGGATCCGGCGCGGCGCCGACATCGACCGCCAGCTCCGCGCAGCACGCGCCGTCCAGGGCCCGGCGGTGGTCGTGGCCGAGGTGATCAAGGAGGACAACGTGTTCCCGATGATCCCGGCCGGCGCGCCGGTCTCGCACATGATCATCGAGCCCCCGAAGCACCGCCTGGAGAAGCCCAGTGGCAGCACCTGA
- the uvrA gene encoding excinuclease ABC subunit UvrA — MPPAAKPPAELDHIAIQGAREHNLRSVDVRIPKKKLVVLTGVSGSGKSSLAFDTLYAEGQRRYVESLSAYARQFLGQMEKPRYDHIRGLSPTISIEQKTTGTNPRSTVGTITEIADYLRVLYARIGIQHCHRCGDPVRGQSAEQIARELSALAPGTRLHLLAPVLVHRKGEHRELLADLRRAGYVRLRVDGAIVEAEAVEALDKRRKHHVEVVIDRLVVGPESRRRLVGSVEQALRAGGGQLVAHAGGTDRVFSERMACARCGLSFPELTPQGFSFNSPQGMCVDCNGLGSRMAIDPALVVPDEALTIDEGAIKAWGKEISQKSSWSGLRTQILVQLGVPFDTPWRRIPKRLREQVLHGTGGRQYQVRWAGKKGGRATFVMDWEGVLPRLMRRFRETTSESAKRWYAQFLADTACPTCRGTRLRPESAAVRVGGRSIVELSALTIDQVRAFFAALALEGAAAEIAVELLKEIRGRLEFLASVGLGYLSLDRAGPTLSGGESQRIRLASQVGSELTGVVYILDEPSIGLHQRDNRRLLATLEHLRDIGNTVVVVEHDEETIRAADWVIDFGPGAGVRGGEIVHAGTPASLAKSRRSLTGDYLAGRRRIELPAERRKPTGSLAILGASENNLRDIDVELPLGVLVAVTGVSGAGKSTLVNDVLLPALARRYHGAGERAGRHRALAGAEQLDKVIAVDQRPIGRTPRSNPATYVKVFDEIRDFFAGLPEARVHGFAPGRFSFNVKGGRCEACQGDGVRQIEMHFLPDVYVTCEECRGRRFNEATLAVLYKGKSIADVLDLTIAEALELFAAHPRIRRPLELLADVGLDYLHLGQPSPTLSGGEAQRIKLARELARRGTGRTLYILDEPTTGLHFDDVRKLLEVVRRLVDAGNTAVVIEHNLDVIKSADWVIDLGPEGGPEGGRLVAQGTPEQVARVKASHTGRYLRAALGDGSTPPGRTPRG; from the coding sequence ATGCCCCCGGCCGCCAAGCCTCCCGCCGAGCTCGACCACATCGCGATCCAGGGTGCGCGCGAGCACAACCTGCGTTCGGTCGACGTGCGGATTCCGAAGAAGAAGCTGGTCGTGCTGACGGGCGTCTCGGGCTCGGGGAAGTCCTCGCTCGCCTTCGACACGCTCTACGCCGAGGGCCAGCGGCGCTACGTCGAGTCGCTCTCGGCCTACGCGCGGCAGTTCCTCGGCCAGATGGAGAAGCCCCGCTACGACCACATCCGGGGCCTCTCGCCGACCATCTCGATCGAGCAGAAGACGACCGGCACGAACCCGCGCTCGACGGTCGGCACGATCACCGAGATCGCCGACTACCTGCGCGTGCTCTACGCGCGGATCGGGATCCAGCACTGCCATCGCTGCGGCGACCCGGTGCGCGGCCAGAGCGCCGAGCAGATCGCGCGCGAGCTCTCCGCGCTGGCGCCCGGCACGCGCCTGCATCTCCTCGCGCCGGTGCTGGTGCACCGCAAGGGCGAGCACCGCGAGCTGCTCGCCGACCTGCGCCGCGCCGGGTACGTGCGGCTGCGCGTCGACGGCGCGATCGTGGAGGCGGAGGCGGTCGAGGCGCTCGACAAGCGGCGCAAGCACCATGTCGAGGTCGTGATCGACCGCCTCGTGGTCGGGCCGGAGAGCCGGCGCCGGCTCGTCGGCTCGGTGGAGCAGGCGCTCCGGGCCGGCGGCGGGCAGCTCGTCGCCCACGCCGGCGGCACCGACCGCGTGTTCTCGGAGCGGATGGCCTGCGCGCGCTGCGGGCTCTCCTTCCCCGAGCTCACGCCCCAGGGCTTCTCCTTCAACAGCCCGCAGGGCATGTGCGTGGATTGCAACGGGCTCGGCTCGCGGATGGCGATCGACCCCGCGCTGGTGGTGCCCGACGAGGCACTCACGATCGACGAGGGCGCGATCAAGGCGTGGGGCAAGGAGATCTCACAGAAGTCGAGCTGGTCGGGGCTGCGAACGCAGATCCTCGTGCAGCTCGGCGTGCCCTTCGACACCCCCTGGCGGCGGATCCCGAAGCGGCTGCGCGAGCAGGTGCTGCACGGCACCGGCGGGCGCCAGTACCAGGTGCGCTGGGCCGGCAAGAAGGGGGGCCGGGCCACCTTCGTGATGGACTGGGAGGGCGTGCTCCCGCGCCTCATGCGCCGCTTCCGCGAGACCACCTCGGAGAGCGCGAAGCGCTGGTACGCGCAGTTCCTGGCCGACACCGCCTGCCCGACCTGCCGCGGCACGCGCCTGCGGCCCGAGAGCGCCGCGGTGCGCGTCGGGGGCCGCTCGATCGTCGAGCTCTCCGCCCTCACGATCGACCAGGTGCGGGCCTTCTTCGCGGCGCTCGCGCTCGAGGGCGCCGCAGCCGAGATCGCCGTCGAGCTCCTGAAGGAGATCCGCGGGCGGCTCGAGTTCCTGGCCTCGGTGGGGCTCGGCTACCTCTCGCTCGACCGCGCGGGCCCGACGCTCTCGGGCGGCGAGTCGCAGCGCATCCGGCTCGCGAGCCAGGTGGGCTCGGAGCTCACCGGCGTCGTCTACATCCTCGACGAGCCCTCGATCGGGCTCCACCAGCGCGACAACCGGCGCCTGCTCGCGACGCTCGAACACCTGCGCGACATCGGGAACACCGTGGTGGTGGTCGAGCACGACGAGGAGACGATCCGCGCCGCCGACTGGGTGATCGACTTCGGACCCGGCGCCGGGGTGCGCGGGGGCGAGATCGTACACGCGGGCACCCCGGCGAGCCTCGCGAAGAGCCGCCGGTCGCTGACCGGCGACTACCTGGCCGGCCGCCGCCGCATCGAGCTGCCGGCCGAGCGGCGCAAGCCCACCGGCTCGCTCGCGATCCTGGGGGCCAGCGAGAACAACCTCCGCGACATCGACGTCGAGCTGCCGCTCGGCGTCCTGGTGGCGGTGACGGGCGTCTCGGGCGCGGGCAAGTCGACGCTCGTGAACGACGTGCTCCTGCCCGCCCTCGCCCGCCGTTACCACGGTGCCGGCGAGCGTGCGGGCCGCCACCGCGCGCTCGCCGGCGCCGAGCAGCTCGACAAGGTGATCGCGGTCGACCAGCGCCCGATCGGGCGCACGCCGCGCAGCAACCCGGCCACCTACGTGAAGGTCTTCGACGAGATCCGCGACTTCTTCGCGGGGCTCCCCGAGGCGCGCGTGCACGGCTTCGCGCCCGGGCGCTTCAGCTTCAACGTGAAGGGCGGGCGCTGCGAGGCCTGCCAGGGCGACGGCGTGCGCCAGATCGAGATGCACTTCCTGCCCGACGTCTACGTGACCTGCGAGGAGTGCCGGGGGCGGCGCTTCAACGAGGCGACGCTCGCGGTGCTCTACAAGGGCAAGTCGATCGCCGACGTGCTCGACCTCACGATCGCCGAGGCCCTCGAGCTCTTCGCGGCGCACCCGAGGATCCGCCGGCCCCTCGAGCTGCTCGCGGACGTGGGCCTCGACTACCTGCACCTGGGCCAGCCCTCGCCGACCCTCTCGGGCGGCGAGGCGCAGCGCATCAAGCTCGCCCGCGAGCTGGCCCGCCGGGGCACCGGCCGCACCCTCTACATCCTCGACGAGCCCACCACGGGCCTCCACTTCGACGACGTGCGCAAGCTCCTCGAGGTGGTGCGGCGTCTCGTCGACGCCGGCAACACGGCCGTCGTGATCGAGCACAACCTCGACGTGATCAAGAGCGCCGACTGGGTGATCGACCTCGGGCCCGAGGGGGGGCCGGAGGGGGGCCGGCTGGTCGCGCAGGGAACCCCGGAGCAGGTGGCGCGGGTGAAGGCTTCCCACACCGGGCGCTACCTGCGGGCCGCGCTCGGGGACGGATCGACGCCTCCTGGACGTACTCCCCGCGGGTGA